In Hemicordylus capensis ecotype Gifberg chromosome 3, rHemCap1.1.pri, whole genome shotgun sequence, one DNA window encodes the following:
- the DYNLT2B gene encoding dynein light chain Tctex-type protein 2B, with product MSELVASPSPTVTTIPRPGSAVSPTRTYSLRPAFQHKFRSSTVKECIHEVLKEELTGVQYTPEDIPQLTKSLSETIRNKLKEKGFQRYKIMVQVVIGEQRGEGVNMAARCFWDADTDNYAHDVFMNDSLFCVVVAFGCFFY from the exons ATGTCGGAGCTGGTGGCCTCTCCCTCGCCGACTGTCACGACGATTCCTCGGCCGGGCAGCGCGGTGAGCCCGACCCGCACTTACAGCCTCCGCCCGGCCTTCCAGCACAA GTTCCGTTCTTCTACCGTGAAAGAGTGCATCCATGAGGTGTTAAAGGAAGAGCTGACTGGTGTACAGTACACCCCTGAAGATATCCCACAACTCACCAAATCCTTGTCAGAGACAATCCGAAACAAACTGAAAG AGAAAGGATTTCAGCGATATAAGATAATGGTGCAGGTGGTGATCGGAGAGCAGAGAGGCGAGGGAGTGAA CATGGCTGCACGATGTTTTTGGGACGCAGACACGGACAACTATGCTCATGATGTCTTTATGAAT GACAGTCTCTTTTGCGTGGTGGTCGCCTTCGGCTGTTTCTTCTACTGA